A part of Desulfobacter sp. genomic DNA contains:
- a CDS encoding ABC transporter substrate-binding protein, whose translation MKKSLTGIICLTLTVFLAAASGRAEEPPARRVVSLSPIITETIYLLGAQDALLANTSYCNVPPEAAEKEKIGSVTHVNVEKIISLSPDLVITSALTREKQIIILKKQGIRVMEIKNPKTFDQMCDLTRQIGRALGRSGEADNITAGAGDRVAAIRDRVAGLPPRRVFIQIGLKPLHTVNKELFINEFIRLSNGVNIAQDQPSGIYSREQVIKENPDVILVATMGSSKKAAVQEKKRWMGFASLRAGSNNEIHVLDPELICSPTPVSFAQGLARVASLIHPEEHNGQ comes from the coding sequence ATGAAAAAAAGTTTAACCGGTATCATCTGTTTGACCCTGACCGTCTTCCTGGCGGCCGCCTCCGGCCGGGCGGAAGAACCGCCGGCCCGGCGGGTGGTTTCCCTCTCCCCCATTATCACGGAGACCATTTACCTGCTGGGGGCCCAGGATGCCCTGCTGGCCAACACCAGCTATTGCAATGTGCCCCCCGAGGCAGCGGAAAAGGAAAAGATCGGCTCGGTGACCCATGTGAATGTGGAAAAGATCATCAGCCTCTCCCCGGACCTGGTCATCACCTCGGCCCTGACCCGGGAAAAGCAGATTATCATCCTTAAAAAACAGGGGATCCGGGTCATGGAAATCAAGAATCCCAAAACCTTTGATCAGATGTGCGATCTCACCCGCCAGATCGGCCGGGCCCTGGGCAGGTCCGGGGAAGCCGACAATATAACCGCCGGGGCCGGAGACCGGGTGGCGGCCATCCGGGACCGGGTGGCGGGACTCCCCCCCCGCCGGGTCTTTATCCAGATCGGGCTCAAGCCCCTGCACACGGTGAATAAGGAGCTGTTCATCAATGAATTCATCCGCCTCTCCAACGGGGTCAATATCGCCCAAGACCAGCCCTCGGGGATATACAGCCGGGAGCAGGTGATAAAGGAGAATCCCGATGTGATTCTGGTGGCCACCATGGGCAGTTCCAAAAAGGCGGCGGTGCAGGAAAAGAAGCGATGGATGGGCTTTGCCTCCCTGAGGGCCGGGAGCAACAATGAGATCCATGTCCTGGACCCCGAACTCATCTGCAGCCCCACACCCGTCAGCTTTGCCCAGGGCCTGGCCCGGGTGGCATCACTCATCCATCCCGAGGAACACAATGGCCAATAA
- a CDS encoding iron ABC transporter permease, which translates to MANKPASWTLVTVLLLILLALAAGISLSVGAAGIRVAEIPGILMAGPGSAEYGILTGIRLPRTLLGLAMGGALALAGTLLQGMFKNPLVEPYTLGISGGASLGICVNILLKLYTHMGIIAYPLSGFAGASLVIILVYGLNRRTRYIKSNRMLLTGVMISYVASSLVMLLMALAESDDLQNIVLWIMGSLDEPDMDLILLALGGSIGGLFLSYFFCRDLNGLLLGEEEAASLGVNTSRTKKGVFFIASFLTGLSVSVAGVIMFVGLIVPHFMRMVTGPDHRILLVASYLGGAVFLMLCDVLARTVIAPLELPVGVITGIIGGVVFIWAISRKKGEI; encoded by the coding sequence ATGGCCAATAAACCCGCATCCTGGACCCTGGTGACGGTGCTGCTTTTGATCCTCCTGGCCCTGGCCGCCGGCATCTCCCTTTCCGTGGGGGCCGCCGGCATCAGGGTGGCCGAGATTCCCGGTATCCTCATGGCCGGCCCGGGCAGCGCCGAATACGGCATCCTCACCGGCATCCGCCTGCCCAGGACCCTGCTGGGCCTGGCCATGGGCGGGGCCTTAGCCCTGGCCGGCACCCTGCTCCAGGGCATGTTTAAAAATCCCTTGGTGGAACCCTACACCTTGGGGATCTCCGGGGGGGCCTCCCTGGGGATCTGTGTGAATATCCTTTTAAAGCTTTACACCCATATGGGCATCATTGCCTATCCCCTTTCCGGCTTTGCCGGGGCCAGCCTGGTGATCATCCTGGTTTACGGCCTTAACCGCCGGACCCGGTATATCAAATCCAACCGGATGCTGCTGACAGGGGTGATGATCTCCTATGTGGCCTCCTCCCTGGTCATGCTGCTCATGGCCCTGGCCGAAAGCGACGACCTCCAGAACATCGTGCTCTGGATCATGGGCTCCCTGGACGAGCCCGACATGGACCTCATCCTCCTGGCCCTGGGCGGTTCCATCGGGGGGCTCTTTCTCTCCTATTTTTTCTGCCGGGACCTCAACGGCCTCCTCCTGGGAGAGGAGGAGGCGGCCAGCCTGGGAGTGAATACCTCCAGGACCAAAAAAGGGGTGTTTTTCATTGCCTCTTTTCTCACGGGGCTGTCGGTCTCCGTGGCCGGGGTGATCATGTTTGTGGGGCTGATTGTTCCCCATTTCATGCGCATGGTCACCGGTCCCGACCACCGGATCCTCCTGGTGGCCTCATACCTCGGCGGTGCCGTATTCCTAATGCTCTGCGATGTCCTGGCCCGGACCGTCATCGCCCCCCTGGAACTGCCCGTGGGGGTGATCACCGGTATCATCGGCGGGGTGGTCTTCATCTGGGCCATTTCCAGGAAAAAGGGGGAAATATGA
- a CDS encoding ABC transporter ATP-binding protein: MSPVLAVENLDLAFGPRRILNNISFDLNPGEIVSIIGPNGAGKTSLVRAVSKQLDPAAGSIRLMGRDIRSLDNAGLARQMAVVRQTLDPLAMEVEAYVLLGRLPFFKPLQFFDTKGDRELARKYMDVTGIGHLAGSSMDRISGGERQLAALARALTQEPALLVLDEPTAHLDITHSAKILELISGLRHALGLTVLMVIHDLNLAAEYSDRLVLVSRDTGSLHAVGTPEAVLTRENIRAVYHTRVETAQNPVSGKPCIFLARDNTPPVKTKGE; this comes from the coding sequence ATGAGCCCCGTATTGGCGGTTGAAAACCTGGACCTGGCCTTCGGCCCCCGCCGGATCCTGAACAATATCAGTTTTGACCTTAACCCGGGGGAAATCGTCTCCATCATCGGGCCCAACGGGGCCGGCAAGACCAGCCTGGTCAGGGCGGTGTCCAAACAGCTTGACCCCGCTGCCGGCAGCATCCGCCTCATGGGCCGGGATATCCGGTCCCTGGACAACGCCGGCCTGGCCCGGCAGATGGCCGTGGTCCGCCAGACCCTGGATCCCCTGGCCATGGAGGTGGAAGCCTATGTGCTTCTAGGGCGGCTCCCCTTTTTCAAGCCCCTTCAGTTTTTTGACACCAAAGGGGACAGGGAACTGGCCCGCAAATATATGGACGTCACCGGCATCGGTCACCTCGCCGGTTCCTCCATGGACCGGATCTCAGGGGGCGAGCGCCAGCTGGCCGCCCTGGCCCGGGCCCTGACCCAGGAACCGGCCCTTCTGGTGCTGGATGAGCCCACTGCCCACCTGGACATCACCCATTCGGCAAAGATCCTGGAATTGATCTCCGGGCTGAGGCATGCCCTGGGACTCACCGTGCTCATGGTCATCCACGACCTTAACCTGGCGGCGGAATACTCCGACCGTCTGGTGCTGGTGAGCAGGGATACAGGCAGCCTCCATGCCGTGGGCACCCCGGAGGCGGTGCTGACCCGGGAGAATATCCGGGCCGTCTACCATACCCGGGTGGAAACCGCCCAAAACCCGGTGTCCGGCAAACCCTGTATTTTTCTGGCCCGGGACAACACCCCGCCGGTTAAGACGAAAGGAGAATGA
- a CDS encoding MotA/TolQ/ExbB proton channel family protein, with protein MQILALLKTFIYLIASSLFLPVLAILSCLFVWMVIHAGGFFRQWLGRRRLAKTDCLPQKIMAGEAESCLPPRVSRAARAIAKDPEPVRVTNLLRDTEHGMWKSLDPLKIIIRVGPGLGLIGTLIPMGTGLASLGQGDLSQLSRDLVVAFTTTVVGMALGLAAYCLFTVQRRWVEQDVKNIQLAAELLASGAAAEANAANPAKAANAGKAPKAGTGERRPGKPENANAIS; from the coding sequence ATGCAGATACTCGCCCTTTTAAAAACCTTTATCTATCTCATCGCCTCATCCCTTTTTCTCCCGGTGCTGGCAATCCTCTCCTGCCTCTTTGTCTGGATGGTTATCCATGCCGGGGGATTTTTCCGGCAGTGGCTGGGCCGCCGCCGGCTTGCAAAAACAGACTGCCTGCCCCAAAAAATTATGGCGGGCGAAGCCGAATCCTGTCTGCCGCCCCGGGTCAGCCGGGCGGCCCGGGCCATTGCAAAAGACCCGGAGCCGGTGCGGGTGACCAACCTTTTGAGGGACACGGAGCACGGGATGTGGAAATCCCTGGATCCCTTGAAAATCATCATCCGGGTGGGGCCGGGGCTGGGCCTCATCGGCACCCTCATCCCCATGGGAACCGGCCTGGCCTCCCTGGGCCAGGGGGATTTAAGCCAGTTGAGCCGGGACCTGGTGGTGGCCTTTACCACCACGGTGGTGGGCATGGCCCTGGGGCTGGCCGCCTACTGCCTGTTCACGGTGCAGCGGCGGTGGGTGGAGCAGGATGTGAAAAATATCCAGCTGGCCGCAGAACTGCTGGCATCGGGTGCCGCCGCTGAAGCAAACGCCGCAAACCCAGCCAAAGCAGCGAATGCAGGCAAAGCACCGAAAGCGGGGACCGGGGAACGCCGACCCGGAAAACCGGAGAACGCAAATGCGATATCTTAA
- a CDS encoding DUF2149 domain-containing protein: MRYLKPAQDRGSGLSDNDPLSGVANLFDLGLVFIVGLLIALFGAYHLEDLLSENSEFTMVKQNQDGTMEIIAKKGKKIDAMRVTEEKAKGRGQRLGTAYKLADGSMIYIPDTAHEN; this comes from the coding sequence ATGCGATATCTTAAGCCGGCCCAGGACAGGGGCAGCGGACTCTCGGACAACGATCCCCTCAGCGGGGTGGCCAACCTCTTCGACCTGGGGCTGGTGTTCATCGTGGGACTGCTCATCGCTTTATTCGGGGCCTACCACCTGGAAGACCTGCTGTCGGAGAACTCCGAATTCACCATGGTCAAGCAGAACCAGGACGGCACCATGGAAATCATCGCTAAAAAGGGAAAGAAAATCGACGCCATGCGGGTGACCGAGGAAAAGGCCAAGGGCCGTGGCCAGCGCCTGGGCACCGCCTATAAGCTGGCTGACGGATCAATGATTTATATACCGGATACTGCCCATGAAAACTAA
- a CDS encoding cobaltochelatase subunit CobN yields MKTKFLIWLVLLVVLPILPAGAADRPDMVLMVLDQNAYVVDRAVEKLKQDLDRDLDVRVVTVADIAQKLDETKALTAGAPVIVVDVMGRELKQFVTDHVDATAKTVYALRGSLDDETLKKQGLIFDPEVAEYFRHLTLENVENMIRLVGARHKDGAISYGPVKPIISPGLFHPDAPALFTDVRAYLDWQNAQPNYDSGRPFVGLVFFTSFLNPGQRAPVAAAIRRLEAEGFNVLPCFGRERDIFKKFLLDGQGRSRVRLVLAWSFKFYNALTPELAERVEQLDVPLFSGISLYKNTVSQWRESPQGIDTLEVAWSVAVPELSGLIEPTVLSGKEKVLDPETGKTHFQSLPVDENFDRLIPRIKKWLVLQDKPNKDKKVAVMFYNHHQGKQNVGASYLNVFRSLSRIQGAMEKAGYCTGDLMSEAEIKDLILTSARNIGTWAPGELDRLLEGGRLVHLPRSEYLKWFEALPEDFKARVVAQWGLPEASKIMVKGDDFIIPAVEIGNLVLLPEPVRGWGDDPDKLYHSDTLYPHHQYLAAYLWLQKKFKADAMIHLGTHATYEWTPGKQVGLSPSCPPEVLITDIPNLYPYIVDDVGEAIQAKRRGRGVMISHLTPVLKQTGDYGEYSRMADLVNQYQQARAKSPALAAEKYKALMALAGPTGILKDLEAEGMTHGAGPAGNSPAADSISEAAQEEMVHLLGHYLEEIRENLMPFGMHTFGQSPDPEASREMTAAICKLNSGETPEGISKKLARSGPAELEALIRGLDGRFVPPGPGNDPVRNPGALPTGRNLYGFNPGKLPSPAAWELGKTAARQIIQDHMDKQGSWPNKVAVVLWAVETLRNEGVNESTILYLIGAKPRWSPSGRVLGVDIIPGPELGRPRIDVMINASGLYRDVFPEKLAFIDKAIRLAEAQTDVENLIARNSAAVKTRLIREGMDEKEAEKLSRFRVFSERPGAYGTGVSEMASNSAKWDDPDRVVDVFQNRMGFAFGDGAWGVPAKAGLRAQLAGVDVTVQSSSSNVYGLLDNDDFFQYLGGLSMAVRKESGKAPQTLVTRQKSAGRVGVEDAAKSLGREMRSRYLNPKWIRGMQAEDYAGAKAMADYVEYLWGWNMTNPEKVDKAKWEQTFAVYVEDKHDLNMKEFFDKASPWAFQSITGRMLETHRKGYWQAEDKVLKKLAARYAVSVVEKGVACCDHTCNNPMLNQMVMSIISIPGVLSPEMAEQFKIAVEQAAQKSLEDQVKERQELLRQLSAPAKEAAPRKTDNGAKQAEVEGFKMEKMNQADDRTQMTSSGMEWTALAGVVLIMALAAFGARKKGE; encoded by the coding sequence ATGAAAACTAAATTTCTGATTTGGCTGGTGTTGCTGGTTGTCCTGCCCATTCTGCCCGCCGGGGCAGCGGACCGGCCGGACATGGTGCTCATGGTCCTGGACCAGAATGCCTATGTGGTGGATCGTGCCGTTGAAAAATTAAAACAGGACCTGGATAGGGATCTGGATGTCCGGGTGGTGACGGTGGCGGATATCGCCCAGAAGCTCGATGAAACCAAGGCGCTCACGGCCGGCGCCCCCGTGATCGTGGTGGATGTCATGGGCCGGGAACTGAAGCAGTTTGTAACGGATCACGTGGATGCCACCGCCAAAACCGTCTATGCCCTGAGGGGATCCCTGGACGACGAAACGTTGAAGAAACAGGGACTGATATTCGATCCCGAGGTGGCGGAATATTTCCGCCATTTGACCCTTGAAAATGTGGAGAACATGATTCGATTGGTGGGGGCCCGCCACAAGGATGGCGCCATCTCCTACGGCCCGGTGAAACCCATCATCTCCCCGGGCCTCTTCCATCCCGATGCCCCGGCCCTGTTCACCGATGTCCGGGCCTACCTGGACTGGCAAAACGCCCAGCCGAACTATGATTCCGGCCGCCCCTTTGTCGGGCTGGTTTTTTTCACCTCCTTTTTAAATCCCGGCCAGCGGGCCCCTGTGGCCGCCGCCATCCGCCGCCTGGAGGCCGAAGGCTTCAACGTCCTGCCCTGTTTCGGCCGGGAGCGGGATATCTTCAAAAAATTCCTTTTGGACGGCCAGGGCCGTTCCCGGGTTCGCCTGGTCCTGGCCTGGTCCTTTAAATTCTACAACGCCCTGACCCCGGAACTGGCCGAGCGGGTCGAACAACTGGATGTGCCCCTGTTCTCGGGTATCAGCCTCTATAAAAATACGGTCTCCCAATGGCGGGAAAGCCCCCAGGGCATCGACACCCTGGAGGTGGCCTGGTCCGTGGCCGTGCCCGAGCTGTCCGGGCTCATCGAACCCACGGTGCTTTCGGGCAAGGAGAAGGTCCTGGATCCTGAAACCGGCAAAACCCATTTTCAATCCCTGCCCGTGGATGAAAATTTTGACCGCCTCATCCCCAGGATAAAAAAATGGCTGGTTCTCCAGGATAAGCCTAACAAGGATAAAAAGGTGGCGGTGATGTTTTACAACCACCACCAGGGCAAGCAGAATGTCGGGGCCTCCTACCTCAACGTATTCAGGAGCCTGTCCCGGATTCAGGGGGCCATGGAAAAGGCCGGATATTGCACCGGCGATCTCATGTCCGAAGCGGAAATCAAGGATTTGATTCTCACTTCGGCCCGGAATATCGGCACCTGGGCCCCGGGCGAGCTGGACCGGCTCCTTGAGGGGGGCCGGCTGGTCCATTTGCCCAGAAGCGAGTACCTGAAATGGTTTGAGGCCCTGCCCGAAGATTTCAAGGCCAGGGTGGTGGCGCAGTGGGGACTGCCGGAGGCGTCCAAAATCATGGTCAAAGGCGATGATTTTATTATCCCTGCAGTGGAGATCGGCAACCTGGTGCTCCTGCCCGAGCCGGTCCGAGGCTGGGGGGACGATCCCGACAAGCTTTACCACAGCGACACCCTCTATCCCCACCACCAATACCTGGCCGCCTATCTCTGGCTGCAGAAAAAGTTCAAGGCCGACGCCATGATCCACCTGGGCACCCATGCCACCTATGAGTGGACCCCGGGAAAGCAGGTCGGCCTCTCCCCTTCCTGCCCCCCCGAGGTGCTGATCACGGACATCCCCAACCTTTATCCCTATATCGTGGATGATGTGGGGGAGGCCATCCAGGCCAAGCGGCGGGGCCGGGGGGTGATGATTTCCCACCTTACCCCGGTGCTGAAACAGACCGGGGATTACGGGGAATACAGCCGCATGGCCGACCTGGTGAACCAATACCAGCAGGCCCGGGCCAAAAGCCCGGCCCTGGCCGCTGAGAAATACAAGGCACTCATGGCCCTGGCCGGCCCCACCGGGATCCTCAAGGATCTTGAAGCCGAAGGAATGACCCATGGGGCGGGGCCCGCCGGAAACAGCCCCGCGGCAGACAGCATTTCGGAGGCGGCGCAGGAGGAAATGGTCCATCTGCTGGGGCATTATTTGGAAGAGATCCGGGAAAACCTCATGCCCTTCGGGATGCACACCTTCGGCCAATCCCCGGACCCGGAGGCATCCAGGGAAATGACGGCGGCGATATGCAAACTCAATTCCGGCGAGACCCCGGAAGGGATTTCAAAGAAACTGGCCCGGTCCGGCCCGGCGGAGCTGGAGGCCTTGATCCGGGGGCTTGACGGACGTTTTGTCCCCCCCGGTCCGGGCAATGACCCGGTGCGCAACCCGGGCGCCCTTCCCACGGGGAGAAATCTCTACGGCTTCAACCCGGGCAAGCTGCCCAGCCCGGCGGCCTGGGAACTGGGGAAAACGGCGGCCCGGCAGATCATCCAGGATCACATGGACAAGCAGGGCAGCTGGCCCAATAAGGTGGCCGTGGTCCTCTGGGCCGTGGAAACCCTGAGGAACGAGGGGGTGAACGAATCCACCATCCTCTATCTCATCGGGGCCAAACCCCGGTGGTCCCCATCGGGACGGGTGCTGGGGGTTGATATCATCCCCGGGCCTGAACTGGGCCGGCCCAGGATCGATGTAATGATCAATGCCTCGGGCCTCTACCGGGATGTGTTCCCCGAAAAGCTAGCCTTCATCGACAAGGCCATCCGCCTGGCCGAAGCCCAGACCGACGTGGAAAATCTCATTGCCCGGAATTCCGCCGCCGTCAAAACCCGGCTCATACGGGAGGGCATGGACGAAAAAGAGGCGGAAAAATTGTCCCGGTTCAGGGTCTTTTCCGAGCGGCCCGGGGCCTACGGCACCGGTGTGAGTGAAATGGCCTCCAACTCTGCCAAATGGGACGACCCGGACCGGGTGGTGGATGTATTCCAGAACCGCATGGGGTTTGCCTTCGGAGACGGGGCCTGGGGCGTTCCGGCCAAGGCGGGGCTCCGTGCCCAGCTGGCCGGGGTGGACGTGACCGTCCAGTCCAGCTCCTCCAATGTTTACGGCCTCCTGGACAACGACGATTTTTTCCAGTACCTGGGGGGGCTGTCCATGGCCGTGCGCAAAGAATCGGGAAAGGCCCCCCAAACCCTGGTGACCCGGCAGAAGTCCGCCGGCCGGGTGGGGGTGGAAGATGCGGCCAAAAGCCTGGGCCGGGAGATGCGCTCCCGCTATCTCAATCCCAAGTGGATACGGGGGATGCAGGCCGAGGATTATGCCGGTGCCAAGGCCATGGCCGATTATGTGGAATACCTCTGGGGCTGGAACATGACCAATCCGGAAAAGGTGGACAAAGCCAAATGGGAGCAGACCTTTGCCGTTTACGTTGAAGACAAGCACGATTTAAATATGAAAGAATTTTTCGACAAGGCATCCCCCTGGGCCTTTCAGTCCATCACCGGGAGGATGCTGGAGACCCACCGCAAGGGCTACTGGCAGGCCGAAGACAAGGTGCTCAAAAAACTGGCGGCCCGGTATGCCGTCTCAGTGGTGGAAAAAGGGGTGGCCTGCTGCGACCATACATGCAATAATCCCATGCTTAACCAGATGGTTATGTCCATTATTTCCATTCCCGGTGTCCTCAGCCCGGAGATGGCCGAACAATTTAAAATCGCCGTGGAGCAGGCCGCCCAAAAATCCCTGGAAGACCAGGTAAAAGAGCGGCAGGAACTGCTCCGTCAATTGTCGGCCCCGGCCAAAGAGGCCGCGCCCCGGAAAACCGACAACGGGGCAAAGCAAGCCGAAGTGGAAGGCTTTAAGATGGAAAAGATGAATCAAGCCGATGACCGCACCCAGATGACCTCCTCGGGCATGGAATGGACGGCCCTGGCAGGTGTGGTGCTCATCATGGCCCTGGCCGCATTCGGGGCAAGAAAAAAAGGAGAATGA
- a CDS encoding DUF4019 domain-containing protein: MKRMMHASFFTLFTLMLTLALCQPLQAQAGSNNEKEGIQAAATWLDLVDSGAYGLSWAGAGKVFKAAVSQGQWDSTAAAVRGPLGKLVHRKLDFHQLSDTLAGMPDGLYLSLRYMTKFEKKAHALETLTLVKEDDGVFRVIGYFIK, from the coding sequence ATGAAACGAATGATGCATGCGAGTTTCTTTACCCTGTTCACTCTGATGTTAACCCTGGCCCTGTGCCAGCCGCTCCAGGCCCAGGCGGGCAGCAATAATGAAAAAGAGGGTATCCAGGCCGCCGCCACCTGGCTGGACCTGGTGGACAGTGGGGCCTACGGCCTTTCCTGGGCCGGTGCCGGCAAGGTGTTTAAAGCCGCCGTCAGCCAGGGGCAGTGGGACAGCACCGCCGCCGCCGTGCGGGGCCCCCTGGGAAAATTGGTCCACCGGAAGCTTGATTTCCATCAATTGTCCGACACCCTGGCCGGGATGCCCGACGGGCTATACCTGAGCCTCAGGTACATGACGAAATTCGAAAAAAAGGCCCATGCCCTGGAAACCCTCACCCTGGTAAAAGAGGATGACGGCGTTTTCCGGGTCATCGGCTATTTCATCAAATAA